In a single window of the Pseudomonadota bacterium genome:
- a CDS encoding M81 family metallopeptidase, translating into MHTILIAECAQEISSFNPVPSEYTNFTVVRGDEIIQRHRDQNTSIAGALGVFKERADDIRVVPTYAATAYSAGMLSKKGFAKLSDELLAAIRAKAKGAAALYFSLHGAMGADGELDPEGNLLERAREILGPRIPIVISLDLHGILTERMLRHIDGVVIYHTYPHVDFADTGQRAARLLLRILDRAIKPVISRVVVPCLVRGDELITETGVYGGVIRQAQKLEQSGKAAAAAFMIGNPFTDVPELCSQAVVVTDGDVAGAEAAATDLAWSFWADRPLMQTRLVAIQDAIAKAKTMTGPVIFTDAADATSSGATGDSNAILVALVKAGYAGKVLLPIVDPPAVKAAFAAGVGATLKVKLGGALDKRFKPVELEVTVDLLSRGRCVLERSGLPMDAGPTAVLLHKNFTIVAITRGAYLFDRAVFYAAGQDPKRFDLTVVKSPHCEHHMFDDWAERNFNIDAPGATSANLHSLGHRICRRPIYPLDPEATFKPKPQTFQRGRN; encoded by the coding sequence ATGCACACCATCCTGATTGCCGAATGCGCCCAGGAGATCTCCTCCTTCAATCCGGTGCCCAGCGAATACACGAACTTCACCGTCGTTCGCGGCGATGAGATCATTCAGCGCCATCGCGACCAGAATACCTCGATCGCGGGGGCGCTCGGCGTGTTCAAGGAGCGCGCCGACGACATCCGCGTGGTGCCGACCTATGCCGCAACCGCCTACAGCGCCGGCATGCTGTCGAAGAAGGGCTTCGCTAAGCTCTCGGACGAGCTCCTGGCGGCGATCCGGGCCAAGGCCAAGGGTGCCGCTGCGCTCTACTTCTCCCTGCACGGCGCCATGGGTGCGGATGGCGAGCTCGATCCCGAGGGCAACCTCCTGGAGCGCGCCCGCGAGATCCTGGGCCCGCGCATTCCCATCGTGATCTCCCTCGACCTCCACGGCATCCTGACCGAGCGGATGCTTCGCCATATCGATGGTGTGGTCATCTACCACACCTATCCCCATGTGGACTTCGCCGACACCGGCCAGCGGGCGGCCCGGCTGCTGCTGCGCATTCTCGATCGCGCGATCAAGCCGGTCATTTCCCGCGTGGTCGTGCCCTGCCTGGTGCGCGGCGACGAGCTCATCACCGAGACCGGCGTCTATGGCGGCGTCATCCGCCAGGCGCAGAAGCTGGAGCAAAGCGGCAAGGCGGCCGCCGCCGCCTTCATGATCGGCAACCCCTTCACCGACGTGCCGGAGCTGTGCAGCCAGGCCGTGGTGGTGACCGACGGGGATGTTGCCGGCGCCGAAGCCGCCGCCACCGATCTTGCCTGGAGCTTCTGGGCCGACCGGCCGCTGATGCAGACGCGCCTGGTGGCGATTCAGGATGCGATCGCCAAGGCCAAGACCATGACCGGCCCCGTCATCTTCACCGATGCCGCCGATGCGACCAGCTCGGGGGCGACCGGCGACAGCAACGCCATCCTGGTGGCGCTGGTCAAAGCCGGCTATGCCGGCAAGGTGCTGCTGCCGATCGTCGATCCGCCGGCCGTGAAGGCCGCCTTCGCCGCCGGCGTGGGGGCCACGCTCAAGGTCAAGCTCGGCGGCGCCTTGGACAAGCGCTTCAAGCCGGTCGAGCTCGAGGTGACCGTCGATCTTCTCTCCCGCGGCCGCTGCGTCTTGGAGCGCAGCGGCTTGCCGATGGACGCCGGCCCGACGGCCGTGCTCCTCCACAAGAACTTCACCATCGTGGCGATCACGCGCGGGGCCTATCTATTCGACCGTGCGGTGTTCTATGCCGCCGGACAGGACCCGAAGCGCTTCGATCTGACGGTGGTGAAGTCCCCCCATTGCGAGCACCACATGTTCGACGATTGGGCGGAACGCAACTTCAATATCGACGCGCCGGGCGCCACCAGCGCCAACTTGCACAGCCTCGGGCATAGGATCTGCCGGCGGCCGATCTATCCGCTCGATCCCGAGGCGACCTTCAAGCCGAAGCCGCAGACCTTCCAGCGCGGACGGAATTGA
- a CDS encoding amidohydrolase family protein: MHDLVIKNAVIVDGLGSKPLQGALAVDNGRIVAVADAERTGALGGAREIVDAEGLMLAPGIIDGHTHYDAQLTWDPWADPSPALGVTTVVIGNCGFTIAPCRERDRDLTMRNLTHVEGMSLEALRTGIAWEFESFSDYLAMLEKNGVGPNVAAFVGHSSIRTYVLGGDAARRRATDAEIAEMRHLVRDAMDAGAIGFATSTNEPHNCENGIPMPSRLADDREMRALVTAMGESGRGVFMLTKGTVTPVPYLESLAADSGRPVLIAAMLHNQTNPTRVFEGLAEMQAARGRGHRLYPQVSCCPLTMDFTLRSAYVFEGLAAWKPAMQAHGEALKEVYADPQFRAAVKDDLLQHRGMRLFNSEWDKLDVVEAMRPANRWAEGGSVASHAATAGTHPLDWMLDFALSENLETQFTAVLLNTDEEAVGRLLTHPDSHIALSDAGAHLTFFCDAGFGLHLLGHWSRELGLMPVEEAVRRLTSQPAALFGMQDRGRLAPGAAADLILFDPATVGRSEKRRVSDLPAGATRLVTEAAGLHGVWINGERVADANGLSAPDRRPGKVLREFAA; this comes from the coding sequence ATGCACGACCTCGTCATCAAGAATGCGGTGATCGTCGACGGGCTCGGATCGAAGCCGCTTCAGGGCGCGCTCGCGGTGGACAATGGCCGGATCGTCGCCGTCGCGGATGCAGAGCGCACGGGCGCGCTCGGTGGAGCCCGCGAGATCGTCGATGCCGAGGGCCTCATGCTGGCGCCGGGCATCATCGACGGCCACACCCACTATGATGCGCAGCTCACCTGGGATCCCTGGGCCGATCCCTCGCCGGCGCTCGGCGTCACCACCGTGGTCATCGGCAATTGCGGATTTACCATAGCGCCTTGCCGGGAACGGGACCGCGACTTGACCATGCGCAACTTGACGCATGTAGAGGGCATGTCGCTGGAGGCGCTGCGCACCGGCATCGCCTGGGAGTTCGAGAGCTTCTCCGATTATCTCGCCATGCTGGAGAAGAACGGCGTCGGCCCGAACGTGGCCGCCTTCGTCGGCCATTCCTCGATCCGCACCTATGTGCTGGGTGGGGACGCCGCCAGGCGGCGCGCGACCGATGCCGAGATCGCCGAGATGCGGCACCTGGTGCGGGACGCCATGGACGCCGGCGCGATCGGCTTCGCCACCTCCACGAACGAGCCGCACAACTGCGAGAACGGCATCCCCATGCCTTCGCGGCTCGCCGACGATCGGGAGATGCGGGCGCTGGTCACGGCCATGGGCGAGAGCGGCCGCGGCGTGTTCATGCTGACCAAGGGCACCGTCACCCCGGTTCCCTATCTCGAGTCCCTTGCTGCCGACAGCGGCCGGCCGGTGCTGATCGCCGCCATGCTGCACAACCAGACCAACCCGACCCGGGTGTTCGAGGGCTTGGCTGAGATGCAGGCGGCGCGCGGGCGCGGGCACCGTCTCTATCCGCAGGTGTCGTGCTGCCCGCTCACCATGGATTTCACCCTCCGGAGCGCCTACGTGTTCGAGGGCCTCGCGGCCTGGAAGCCGGCGATGCAAGCCCATGGCGAGGCCTTGAAAGAGGTCTATGCCGACCCACAATTCCGCGCCGCGGTGAAGGACGACCTCTTGCAGCACCGCGGCATGCGCCTCTTCAACAGCGAATGGGACAAGCTCGACGTGGTCGAAGCGATGCGGCCCGCCAACCGCTGGGCCGAAGGCGGCTCGGTGGCAAGCCATGCGGCAACGGCCGGCACGCATCCGCTCGATTGGATGCTCGATTTCGCGCTTTCCGAGAATCTCGAGACGCAGTTCACCGCCGTGCTCTTGAACACCGACGAGGAAGCGGTCGGCCGTCTCTTGACCCACCCCGACAGCCATATCGCCCTTTCCGACGCCGGCGCGCATCTCACCTTCTTCTGCGATGCCGGCTTCGGGCTGCACCTCCTTGGCCATTGGAGCCGGGAGCTGGGCTTGATGCCGGTCGAAGAGGCGGTGCGGCGGCTGACGAGCCAGCCCGCCGCGTTATTCGGCATGCAGGACCGCGGCAGGCTTGCACCGGGAGCAGCCGCCGACCTCATCCTCTTCGATCCGGCCACCGTCGGCCGCAGCGAGAAGCGCCGCGTCAGCGATCTGCCGGCCGGCGCAACGCGCCTGGTGACGGAAGCGGCAGGTCTCCACGGCGTATGGATCAACGGCGAGCGCGTCGCCGATGCGAACGGTCTCTCGGCGCCGGACCGTCGGCCAGGCAAGGTGTTGCGCGAATTCGCCGCTTAA
- a CDS encoding cupin domain-containing protein → MAQLEVTYWSREAMLKRVARFDRLKGSDGGLPDSRYPESIRTLYNVIGFQPPEGEGEVHSPVGAEAARMAAIPIREGFNLGFCRCKSGKGPLMHNHDTNETFIALTGVWRASWESAPGKVEWIDLKPYDVVSFPPGVPRRFENVTPGDPELDQLLLFVIGGDSPMAEFTPAALELLAKAGLYAPA, encoded by the coding sequence ATGGCCCAGCTGGAAGTCACCTATTGGTCGCGTGAAGCGATGCTGAAGCGCGTGGCGCGGTTCGATAGGCTCAAGGGTTCCGATGGCGGCCTTCCCGACAGCCGCTATCCCGAAAGCATCCGCACCCTCTACAACGTCATCGGCTTTCAGCCTCCCGAGGGCGAAGGCGAGGTGCACTCGCCGGTCGGCGCGGAAGCGGCACGGATGGCAGCCATACCCATCAGGGAAGGCTTCAATCTCGGCTTCTGCCGGTGCAAGTCGGGCAAGGGGCCGCTGATGCACAACCACGACACCAACGAGACGTTCATCGCGCTCACCGGCGTCTGGCGCGCGTCGTGGGAATCCGCCCCGGGCAAGGTCGAGTGGATCGACCTCAAGCCCTATGACGTCGTCTCGTTCCCGCCCGGCGTTCCGCGCCGCTTCGAGAACGTGACCCCGGGCGACCCGGAGCTGGACCAGCTGCTCTTGTTCGTGATCGGCGGCGACAGCCCGATGGCCGAGTTCACCCCCGCTGCCCTCGAGCTCCTGGCCAAGGCCGGCTTATACGCCCCCGCGTAA
- a CDS encoding amidase: MAKSAMAMSWEEWAKHDAVGLADLVRKKKVTPAELARQAAAGVALLNPKLAGVLEVFADVLESPDKDGPNRKGALYGVPMFLKDIGSGLKGRRQESGTKLLKDFVVKATDPLVENYLAAGLVPIGRSTTPEFGMTFDTATDYLGRLNVTRNPWNLERTPGGSSGGSAAFVAAGVTPISMASDGGGSTRIPASFCGLVGLKASRGRVPRQLAQSDYTTRHVSETVVTRSVRDTAAVMDYLWRAPNGGSYIPMAPPEGSYLEAIKRKPGKLKIGLSTGPWGRGGATDAQVVSRVRAVAKVLESLGHPVEEIDDKTICDWQAMWWGYITQWISARAPYGWIGDSRAIGANSLGDYLNPMTWRHYEAAKRYTTLDLYKAMAHNNTVTRAFGKLMDRYDVLLTPTLAIRVPQANGPYSLLRDEPLEGWIARLADACRYTMPGNETGMPGVSVPAGFDRDGLPVGAQLYGNFGREDLLLRLAAQLERAKPEWFNRTPPVHVTKAG, from the coding sequence ATGGCGAAGAGTGCGATGGCCATGAGCTGGGAGGAATGGGCGAAGCACGATGCCGTGGGGCTGGCCGATCTCGTGCGCAAGAAGAAGGTGACGCCGGCGGAGCTCGCCCGCCAGGCGGCGGCGGGCGTCGCGCTGTTGAATCCGAAGCTGGCCGGCGTGCTCGAAGTGTTCGCCGACGTGCTGGAGAGCCCGGACAAGGACGGTCCGAACAGGAAGGGCGCGCTCTACGGCGTGCCGATGTTCTTGAAGGACATCGGCTCGGGGCTCAAGGGCAGACGGCAGGAATCCGGCACCAAGCTCTTGAAGGACTTCGTCGTCAAGGCGACCGATCCCTTGGTCGAGAACTACCTGGCTGCCGGGTTGGTGCCGATCGGCCGCTCGACCACGCCCGAGTTCGGCATGACCTTCGACACCGCGACCGACTATCTCGGCCGCCTCAACGTCACTCGAAATCCCTGGAATCTCGAGCGCACCCCCGGCGGCTCTTCCGGCGGCTCGGCGGCGTTCGTCGCCGCGGGTGTTACGCCGATCAGCATGGCCTCCGACGGCGGCGGCTCGACCCGCATACCGGCATCCTTCTGCGGGCTGGTGGGCTTGAAGGCGAGCCGCGGCCGGGTGCCGCGCCAGCTGGCGCAGAGCGACTACACCACCCGGCATGTGAGCGAGACCGTGGTGACGCGGAGCGTGCGCGATACTGCGGCGGTCATGGACTATCTCTGGCGTGCGCCCAATGGCGGCTCCTACATCCCGATGGCACCGCCCGAGGGTTCCTATCTGGAAGCGATCAAGCGCAAGCCCGGCAAGCTCAAGATCGGACTCAGCACCGGCCCCTGGGGTCGCGGCGGGGCGACCGATGCGCAAGTTGTCTCCCGGGTACGCGCGGTCGCCAAGGTTCTGGAGTCCCTCGGCCATCCTGTCGAGGAGATCGACGACAAGACCATCTGCGACTGGCAGGCGATGTGGTGGGGCTACATCACCCAATGGATCTCCGCCCGGGCTCCCTATGGCTGGATCGGCGACAGCCGCGCCATCGGCGCCAACAGCCTCGGCGACTATCTCAATCCGATGACCTGGCGCCACTACGAGGCGGCCAAGCGCTACACGACCCTCGATCTCTACAAGGCGATGGCGCACAACAACACCGTGACCCGCGCCTTCGGCAAGCTCATGGATCGCTACGACGTGCTGTTGACGCCGACCCTTGCGATCCGGGTGCCTCAAGCCAATGGACCTTATTCGTTGCTGCGCGACGAGCCCTTGGAGGGCTGGATCGCGCGGCTGGCCGATGCCTGCCGCTACACCATGCCGGGCAACGAGACCGGCATGCCCGGCGTCTCGGTCCCAGCCGGCTTCGATCGCGACGGGCTGCCGGTGGGCGCGCAGCTCTACGGCAATTTCGGCCGCGAGGATCTGCTCTTAAGATTGGCCGCACAGCTCGAGCGGGCGAAGCCGGAATGGTTCAACCGGACCCCGCCGGTGCATGTGACGAAGGCGGGATGA
- a CDS encoding amidase, with product MAASNNGPAMSWAEWMRYDAVGLADLVRKKKVMPRELTRQSADAVGLVNQKLAAVLEVFDDIREKPAVSGADKKGALFGVPLFLKDLGSGFKGRRQESGAKLYKGNIAKATDPTVENFLAAGLVPLGRSTTPEFGMTFDTATDYLGRLNVTRNPWNLARTPGGSSGGSAALVAAGVTPVSMSSDGGGSTRIPASFCGLVGLKASRGRVPRPLAQSEYMTRISVDGVVTRTVRDTAAVYDYLTRVPNGGSFIKMQPFDGSYAKIIRKNPSKLKIALSVGRWGRDGKPDAQVVQRVKETARLLQRQGHAVEEIDDTTICDWQALWWGYLVQWIGSRAQFRTTAKDRGVPLAELRDHLSPMTYRHYLAADRYDKFDIWKMMSCNNTATRGFGKLMEGYDAVLTPTLAIRVPDANGLYSLLRDEDIDTWVGRLFDACRYTMPVNETGLPAISVPAGLDGDGLPIGAMLTGNFAREDLLLQLAAQLERAKPEWFNQNPPLNVTMAG from the coding sequence ATGGCGGCATCGAACAATGGTCCGGCGATGAGCTGGGCGGAGTGGATGCGATACGACGCCGTCGGCCTGGCCGATCTCGTCCGCAAGAAGAAGGTGATGCCCCGAGAGCTGACCCGCCAGTCGGCGGATGCCGTCGGCCTGGTCAATCAGAAGCTTGCCGCCGTGCTGGAGGTTTTCGACGACATCCGGGAGAAGCCGGCCGTCTCCGGCGCCGACAAGAAGGGAGCGCTCTTCGGCGTCCCGCTCTTCCTCAAGGACCTCGGCTCCGGCTTCAAGGGGCGTCGGCAGGAATCGGGAGCCAAGCTGTACAAGGGCAACATCGCCAAGGCGACCGACCCCACGGTCGAGAACTTTCTCGCCGCCGGCCTCGTCCCGCTCGGCCGCTCGACCACGCCGGAATTCGGTATGACCTTCGATACCGCGACCGACTATCTCGGCCGCCTCAACGTGACCCGCAACCCGTGGAACCTGGCGCGCACTCCTGGCGGATCTTCCGGTGGCTCGGCGGCGCTGGTTGCCGCCGGCGTGACGCCGGTCAGCATGTCCTCCGATGGCGGAGGCTCTACCCGCATTCCCGCTTCCTTCTGCGGGCTCGTGGGCCTCAAGGCCTCGCGCGGCCGCGTACCGCGCCCGCTGGCCCAGAGCGAATACATGACCAGGATCAGCGTCGACGGTGTGGTGACCCGCACCGTCAGGGACACGGCGGCGGTCTATGACTATCTGACTCGCGTTCCCAATGGCGGCAGCTTCATCAAGATGCAGCCCTTCGACGGCTCCTACGCGAAGATCATCAGGAAGAACCCGAGCAAGCTCAAGATCGCGCTCTCGGTCGGCCGCTGGGGACGCGACGGCAAGCCCGACGCGCAAGTGGTTCAGCGGGTCAAAGAGACCGCCAGGCTGCTGCAACGCCAGGGGCATGCGGTCGAGGAAATCGACGACACGACGATTTGCGATTGGCAGGCGCTATGGTGGGGCTATTTGGTGCAATGGATCGGCTCGCGCGCGCAGTTCCGGACCACCGCCAAGGACCGCGGCGTGCCGTTGGCAGAACTCCGCGACCACCTCTCGCCGATGACCTATCGGCACTACCTCGCCGCCGATCGCTACGACAAATTCGACATCTGGAAGATGATGAGCTGCAACAACACGGCAACTCGGGGATTCGGCAAGCTCATGGAGGGCTACGATGCCGTGCTTACACCGACGCTCGCCATTCGCGTGCCGGACGCAAACGGTCTCTATTCGCTATTGCGAGACGAGGACATCGACACCTGGGTCGGCCGCCTCTTCGACGCCTGCCGCTACACCATGCCGGTGAACGAGACCGGCCTCCCGGCGATCTCCGTCCCCGCCGGCCTCGATGGCGACGGCCTGCCGATCGGCGCGATGCTGACCGGAAACTTCGCGCGCGAGGATCTGCTGCTGCAGCTCGCCGCCCAGCTCGAACGCGCCAAGCCGGAATGGTTCAATCAAAACCCGCCGCTCAACGTGACGATGGCGGGTTGA
- a CDS encoding type IV toxin-antitoxin system AbiEi family antitoxin domain-containing protein, giving the protein MTTGMERQQDRAIALLSQQGMARLSELTDAGITAATVSRMERKGKVIRLARGLYQLPEAPLDANHSLAEAAKLVPKGIICLQSALAFHDLTNRIPPSIWMAIGVKDWRPRITSPPIQIMRFGPKVFESGIETHVIEGVPVRIYGAAKTVVDAFRHCHMAGRLYSKSLGYNLAPAIEGLRNALRQRKATPAEIARFAVEDGPKTWELVRLSLEAFTVDA; this is encoded by the coding sequence ATGACAACGGGCATGGAACGCCAACAAGATCGCGCCATTGCGCTGCTATCCCAGCAGGGTATGGCACGCCTGTCGGAACTGACAGATGCCGGGATCACTGCCGCCACCGTCTCTCGCATGGAGCGGAAGGGCAAGGTCATCCGCCTTGCGCGCGGCCTCTATCAGCTTCCCGAAGCACCGCTTGATGCGAACCACTCGCTCGCCGAAGCGGCCAAGCTGGTGCCGAAAGGGATCATCTGCCTCCAATCGGCGCTGGCTTTTCATGACCTGACCAACCGCATCCCGCCCTCCATCTGGATGGCAATCGGCGTCAAGGATTGGCGGCCGCGGATCACCTCCCCGCCAATACAGATCATGCGGTTCGGGCCGAAGGTTTTTGAATCAGGCATCGAAACGCATGTCATTGAGGGCGTCCCCGTTCGCATATATGGGGCAGCCAAGACTGTGGTCGACGCGTTTCGCCATTGCCATATGGCAGGACGGCTCTATAGCAAGAGCCTTGGCTACAATCTCGCTCCGGCAATCGAAGGTCTGAGAAACGCGCTGCGTCAGCGCAAGGCGACGCCGGCCGAGATTGCACGGTTCGCGGTGGAGGATGGACCCAAGACTTGGGAGCTCGTCAGACTTTCCCTCGAGGCCTTCACGGTTGATGCCTAA
- a CDS encoding nucleotidyl transferase AbiEii/AbiGii toxin family protein, translating to MPKPVRNIGASVRARLLNLAKQQNRPFQLLLTRFVLERLLYRLSLTMHRDYFVLKGAMLITTWFANPHRPTRDIDFLGFRDPDPETMLSAFREIFAVKVEDGVEFDVAALRIDQTREELEYGGLRVRTIATVGGARVTVLIDIGFGDAVEPGLEEVVIPVLLDFPAPRLRAYARETVIAEKFQAMVKFGRANSRMKDYYDIWVLSRTHEFAGDRLARAIAATFARRRTEIPAEPPDALTEAFASDSVKLQQWAEFASNIALQPSSFAKVIDDLVSFLMPRAAEARVIKPLE from the coding sequence ATGCCTAAGCCCGTTCGCAACATCGGGGCTTCGGTTCGGGCGCGTCTGCTGAATCTGGCGAAGCAACAAAATCGGCCGTTTCAGCTGCTGCTCACGCGGTTCGTGCTGGAGCGCCTCCTCTATCGCCTCAGCCTCACGATGCATCGGGACTATTTCGTGCTGAAGGGCGCCATGCTCATCACAACATGGTTTGCCAATCCGCATCGCCCGACACGGGACATCGACTTCCTCGGATTTCGCGATCCCGATCCGGAAACGATGCTGAGTGCCTTCCGCGAGATATTTGCTGTCAAGGTCGAGGATGGCGTCGAATTCGATGTCGCGGCCCTACGGATCGATCAAACCCGCGAGGAGTTGGAATATGGCGGCCTCCGAGTCAGAACGATCGCGACGGTCGGTGGGGCGCGCGTGACCGTTCTTATCGACATCGGATTCGGCGACGCCGTTGAACCGGGACTCGAGGAGGTCGTAATTCCGGTTTTGCTAGACTTCCCGGCTCCGCGCCTGCGAGCCTATGCGCGCGAGACCGTCATCGCCGAGAAGTTTCAGGCCATGGTAAAGTTCGGTCGCGCAAACAGCCGGATGAAGGATTACTACGATATCTGGGTTCTAAGCCGCACCCACGAGTTCGCCGGCGATCGCCTCGCCCGAGCAATCGCAGCGACCTTCGCCCGCCGGCGGACCGAAATTCCGGCTGAACCGCCTGACGCGCTGACTGAAGCCTTTGCGTCAGACTCGGTCAAGCTCCAGCAATGGGCTGAGTTCGCGAGTAATATCGCCCTGCAGCCTAGTTCCTTCGCCAAGGTGATTGACGATTTGGTCTCGTTCCTCATGCCGCGCGCGGCCGAAGCACGGGTGATCAAACCCCTCGAATGA